The Papaver somniferum cultivar HN1 chromosome 6, ASM357369v1, whole genome shotgun sequence genome segment TCTCTATAGTCTTTGAATGAAGCACCCTCAAGCTATGTTGTGAAAGGCGAATTAGGCGCTTGCTTAGGCGCAAAAAATGCGAACAAATTTTTTTTCCTGGGCGCCCTCGCCTAGCGCCTAACACAACATAGCCCTCAAGCCTAAAGCTTATCAAACATTTCGATCTGGCAGGACAACTGACGCACGTGCACATTTGCTTTCACAACAACAACTCATTCATCTCTAGGAGAGACTAGGACCCTAGGCTAGGTCCACACTTTCAAGACCTATGGTCAAGGTCCAACTAAAATTTGGCGGGGAAATACCCAAATTCCCGCTTGATTCCTTGAAAACCTTAGGGCTAAGGCTAAAAGGTTTATATACTGAGAAGAGGAAGAGATAAATCTTGAGCAgcttgaaaactaaaatcaatacccaaagaGTAAGAGATgagtgaaggagaagaagaaaagcagTACTGGTTACTGAAAACAGAACCAGGAGAATGGTCGTGGGAAGATCAAAGAGCAAACGAAGGAATATCAAAGTGGGATGGAGTAAAAAATAAACAAGCTCAAAAGTATATGAAATCGATGAAATTAGGAGATCTTTGTTTCTTTTATCATTCAGGTAATAAATCTCGTAGAATTGTTGGTGTTGTATCTGTAATCAAAGAATGGTATTttactgatgatgatgagaagGAAGGAGCTGTAGATGTTAAAGAAGTTGGTGAGATGAATAGACCTGTTGATTTGAAAGAGATGAAAGGTGAAGATGGGTTGAAAGGGTTTGTGTTGTTTAGACAACCTAGGTTATCAGTTGTTCCTGTTCCTAAGAATATTTGGGATAAACTTTGTGAAATTGGGGGTGGGTTCACCAAAGAAGATGAAGGAGAGGGAGGTGTTGTTCTAGATAAGTTGGATGATTAGATCATCTTGGGATCTTGGAttatattttggtttttaattgtcATATTTTAGGGATTAGATTATCTTGCAAACATATTTGATTTATCCCAATTTCTGTGTTTCTTAATTTACAGCTTGTATATTACTTCCTACTAGGTGAATGGTTTTCTTTTCATCAAAAAGTTAGAATTGGGGCGTAGGGTTTCGATAAAAACTCACAATTTTTATTCAAGAAAAAGAAATCCATATACAGCATCACCCATAAGTGCACGCTCCATTATAGAGATGCCAAAAGCAAATTATAGGACGCGACTTGCAAGGATACATTGACATGAGACACGATATTGGTTGGCCTGGTTTGACCTTCTAATGGAGTACTCAAATGAACAAATTTGTCTCGTCGGCGTTATATCTTTTACCGATTAATTTCTTTTGAGCATTTGATttatttttgagaaaaaaaaactcagaccaatttttttttcgaGCATTTGACTTATTCTTGAGTAAAAAACTACTGGTTTTATAGGATAAAGAAAGAAGACCCTGCCCACATAGTTTTCTCTGAAGATCAAATGAGTCCATACGCAGTAGagactaggggtgagcatggtcCGGTGTAGATCGGTTTTCACCTCATCCACATCTAATCCAATACATTACAGATTTctaatttggcatccgcatccaatccaacatccaatggATGTACGGATTGGatacggataatccaatggacttgttttagttaaaatttataataaagaaaataaagccaacacaaatgactctttataaaacctacatatcttatatatatataaatgtcaTGTACAACACCCAAACAAACACCTTAAAAATTCTTAAATGATCCATAGCATTTTCTAGAACTGTAATAATtcttaatttaacggatatggatgtccaacggattttcaaagttgcatccgggcccgatccgtaatccgttggatttcaaaaattccatccgcatccaacccattagCGAACGGTTTGGACATCCTTCCACAAATGAGCGGTTGGTCACGGTTAAATCTGCGGATAacgggccaaatgctcaccccaCTAGAGACCAATTGTTTCTATTACGGGCCGAAAGGGAAGACTTTTGGTTTTGGCCCATACGGTTAACCCCAAGGGCCACACTTACACTTTACACCTTTTACAGTGCCCACCCCACCAGGTCTTTCAAGAGCAAAATTCAGCTGATTCTTCTAATTGGGGCACACAATCAATCTCCTCTCCAAATCCAGATTCCAGAAGGAGGATCTCGACTGATAATTAACCAGCCGGCAATCCTCTTGGTACTGCAAGTGCAAGATTTCCGTTTGTTCCATGCTGcttggtgttgttttctaaagaCGATTTGAAAATGTTTAGCAGAAGAAATCTTCGTTCGCTACCACTTATAGCAGGAGCTGTGGTGTGAGTTACTCCTCTCTATCTCTCCCTCCTTTACTTTTTGATTGAGAATTCATCTTGTTTGATTGATTGAGCTGCTTTGATATCAAATCCTCACACTCTAGGTTAAAACTTTAAGATTGAGAACTAATTATAGATAGTGGCTTGTGAAGTAGTTTTGGAGTAACTCCCTGttgatgttatttttgttttattgtgagaatttatttcttcctAGAAAATTGAGGGGAACATTAAGGGAATGATAATGTTATGATAGCAGATCTTTACAATCAAAAAGATGGGGAAAGGGATATGCCCTtttcttggtctcaattataacATAGAAACAAGAAAAACAACTTATTTAGCTAGCTGAATAATTACGATACCCTacaagcctagttagcaattcgggattcggcaaacgtacggaacggtaaaagtacgagtattatacggttttgtaaaatccagattggTCCataattcggtcaacgggacgtgattcgtcattaattcggaaccgcatacgtacgtgtataattcgatttataaatgtgagttcggctctgaaaattcggtatctatatataacaaataatttgtatttataaggtcatagaccaatttttatacatatgtgtgagttatttaaggaaaaaataaactcaatatgatgatattaataatatatacaacattagttatccaagaggacgtcgtatggtggtttagatgcttggttagtgagtttgagatctctctcaccttcaccttcaccttcaaatctcttcagtcgtttttgtttcataaaaattacaacacgtctaatattcggtcgtgtatgctcgggagacAGTAAAGCCCAAacagtggagtctttgaaaagtaaaagctaaagaatttatggcgaattaagcagacgtatcattcgggatacgtaaaattcgtgaacgattcgcgaataatccaggaatgccacataatacgcgacttgggttcggagttgcaagcGTACGCGAAAAAGAcgataaaattcgtgatacggaaaaattcgcgaatgattcgcgaatcattcgcgaacttactaactaggcctaCAAGTACTAAGTTTATTCTACGGTTTCACCTACTAGAAACTTTGAGGGTCACTCAAGTTTATCATCTCCTAGGATTTCAGTACGACCTCTTTGTTGTAGTGTTAGAATAATCTTAACCCGATTAACGCTAGCAGCGTAGCAAAAGGGAAATGTATAATCTCTAATCCCTAATTGCTAATTGTGTAGTATTACAGCAAACAGGCTGTACTTGGAATGTCCAATAGTTGGTAATTGTGGTCGACTCTTTGAGATTTAGGTGATAATGTCGAA includes the following:
- the LOC113285938 gene encoding thymocyte nuclear protein 1-like produces the protein MSEGEEEKQYWLLKTEPGEWSWEDQRANEGISKWDGVKNKQAQKYMKSMKLGDLCFFYHSGNKSRRIVGVVSVIKEWYFTDDDEKEGAVDVKEVGEMNRPVDLKEMKGEDGLKGFVLFRQPRLSVVPVPKNIWDKLCEIGGGFTKEDEGEGGVVLDKLDD